A genomic stretch from Numida meleagris isolate 19003 breed g44 Domestic line chromosome 2, NumMel1.0, whole genome shotgun sequence includes:
- the LOC110394869 gene encoding endogenous retrovirus group K member 8 Gag polyprotein-like, with amino-acid sequence MVLRLHSALACYVICEPNRLPRWEGMSFQLIKDIGKAVLDLRLGSPYKTDLLSSIMKSYTLCPRDCKTPAKLLLMSTQYTIWMGYWRELAQQKAIENLGRQQGDPLQVFGADALLGEVAFATTTAEVQLPAAALDQAKELAFSAFMKVPDDGKPQKSFISIKQGPTEPYVQFIDKLKDSLDKQIKNEEAREILLQKLATENANEDCRKVLRPLSNPTLLQMTDACNKIGTVQYQCNMMASAIAAMKLSSQNCFACGQPGHLHRDCPNKKAPGPPVCSRCCKGQRYVKQCYSHVDKDRQSM; translated from the coding sequence ATGGTCCTTCGGTTGCATTCGGCACTTGCATGCTATGTGATATGTGAGCCAAACAGACTCCCCAGATGGGAAGGAATGAGTTTCCAACTGATAAAGGATATCGGGAAGGCAGTTCTCGACTTGCGGCTAGGGTCTCCATATAAGACTGACCTACTCAGCTCAATAATGAAGAGCTACACTCTTTGCCCACGTGACTGTAAGACCCCggcaaaattgcttctgatgAGTACCCAGTATACGATATGGATGGGATATTGGAGAGAGTTGGCCCAACAAAAAGCAATTGAGAATTTGGGGAGACAGCAAGGAGACCCTTTGCAGGTGTTTGGGGCAGATGCACTGCTAGGGGAAGTTGCTTTTGCTACTACAACAGCCGAagtgcagctgcctgctgcggCTTTGGATCAGGCTAAGGAATTAGCCTTTAGTGCCTTTATGAAAGTCCCAGATGATGGGAAACCACAGAAATCATTTATCAGCATTAAACAAGGTCCTACTGAGCCCTATGTGCAGTTTATTGACAAGCTGAAAGATAGCCTTGACAAGCAAATCAAAAATGAGGAGGCACGAGAGATACTGTTACAAAAGCTCGCAACAGAAAATGCTAACGAGGATTGTCGAAAAGTGCTTCGCCCTTTATCTAACCCTACGCTTCTGCAAATGACAGACGCGTGCAACAAGATAGGGACTGTGCAGTACCAGTGTAACATGATGGCTTCAGCAATCGCAGCCATGAAATTGAGTTCGCAAAACTGCTTTGCGTGTGGACAGCCAGGTCATTTACACCGAGATTGTCCTAATAAAAAGGCCCCTGGGCCCCCAGTATGTTCAAGGTGTTGTAAAGGACAACGTTATGTGAAACAATGCTATTCTCACGTTGATAAAGATAGGCAATCCATGTAG